Part of the Bdellovibrionales bacterium genome, CGAATCAATCCGGAAGTTTTATACCGCGCAAGTTTCTATAAGATGGCGCTCGTCAGTGTCTTAGGTACAGGCTGGCTTGTCTCTTTAAGAAAAATTTTAAACAAACCAGAGCTAAAAAATTCGAGCGTCTTTGAGCGCTCAGGGAGTTAGTATGGCGTTAATTGGGCTTATCCCTGCGGCCGGTAAAGGCACCCGACTTTATCCTTTGCCATTCTCGAAAGAACTCTATCCCATTGGCTACCACGAGGTGGCCGTCGACGGAGATAAAAAACTACGATCGAAGGTGGTGAGTCAGTATTTGGTCAACCACATGGTGAAGATTGGAGCCGAAAAAATCATTATCACTTTGGGTCCCAACAAAACCGATATCATGGATTACTACGCGTCGGGAAAGCGCAGTGGAGTTGAAATCGTTTATAACTTTCAAGAGACGGCGACGGGGATGCCTTTTGCTCTCGATTTGGCTTACCCTTGGCTCACCAAGGACGACGTCATTGTTTTTGGAATGTCCGATACGATCATTGAGCCGGAGAATGCGTTCGTCGTCCTTAAAGAATTTTACGACAAACATCAGCCGGACTTGGTGTTGGGACTATTCCCCACCGAAAATCCTCAAAAGTTCGGTATGGTCGATTTTAAAAAAGAAACAGGCCAGATTGTTACTACCGTCGATAAGCCCAAACAAACACAATTGGACCACATGTGGGGCTGTTGCATGTGGAATTACAACTTTGCGACGTTTATGCGGCAACAACTCAAAACTCTGAATGGTGACAAAAAAGAAGTGGTGTTTGGGGATATTATTAATTCGGCCATTCAAAAGGGTTTAAAAGTTCTTGCTAAACCCATTAGTGGTGGGCGCTACATCGATATTGGAACCATCGAAGATCTCGATATGGCGCTTAAAAAGTTCCATCTTTAATGTTTAAAAATCAGTCCTTGCCCGGTGGGGAGGGACATCACTTTAAGGCCTTGGCGTTGGGCGAAGTCATCAAATCCTTTTTTCTGAAGCTCGTGACCGATATTATTGTAATCATCGAGAACAACAATGCCTCCCGAGGAAATCTTATCCCAGAAAAATTCGATGGCCGCGATTTCGGGACCCACGGCATTCATATCTAAAGATAGAAAACATATTTTTGAGCTCGTCACTTGCGACAGCGTGTGGGGGACTTCGCCGCGAATAATGATGACGTTAGGGAATTCTTTAAAGTTGGCTTTGACGTCCTCGTAGCATTCGTCATACTTGTTACGACGAGTTTCTTCGGGGAGGAGTGAGTGTTCGGGTGTTCCCTGATAGGTGTCTAAAAGGAAAAACTTTTTGGATGAGCTCGCTGTAAATCCCGAAAAGTGGATCGCCGCTCGCGCCATTCCTCCCTTATTCACTCCACATTCGACGTAGTCGCCGTCCAGATCCTTGCAGTGAAACGCGGACCAGGCGTAGATGTAGGCTCGATACTCGGGATCCACTTGCCCCCAAGAGCCCGAGAAAGATCCTGTTTGTTGAGCCAGGCTATAGCTTTTTTGAAATAAGGGATCTTTCAATGAGTCGGAATTATGTTTGGTGTAAAGTCCATCTTTGGCAAAGGTGAGAGGTCCACCCACGATCTCAAAATATTGAGGGTATCGGTAATAACGATAAGCCCACAGCCAGCGTTCGCCGAAAACTCTTCTTAATAAAGATTGAATCATCCCTTCAGTATTCGAAATCGCCGATGGAGCGTCAAGCTCAAAGGAGCTAGACCTGCTTACGCAAAACCAACAGGATCTTAACCGGATCCTAATACACTTACCCATTGAGCGCGCTATCATTGGGATGTGGGGATAAAAAAAATATATCAAGTGGAGTGGATTGATTGGTCGCGGGGTAGCCACTTCGGCGGTGATCGTGCCGGCCATAGGAGTTTTCCTGGCTCATGGCATGGTCATCAAGGTGATGACGAGGGATCGCGTGGTTCGGCGCAAGCGGCTCGTGGGAAATGTGCAGCGCTATTCGCGATTTGCTTTGAAAGTGATGCGTGTCGACGTGAATCTTAAGGCGACGGCGCCACTTCCTCCGCAGAATTATCTGATGGTATCGAATCATATGTCATATCTGGATATGATGGTTTTAGCTTGCTGTTTTCCGGCGGTGTTTGTGACATCCGTTGATATGGGGCAAGTGTTTTTCTTAGGACAGATGGCAGAGATCGGCGGAAGTCTTTTTATCGAAAGACGCCATCGAGACCGTGTTCAGCACGATATCCAGCAAATCGAGGAGGTATTAACTCAGGGCTTCCATGTGATGTTGTTCCCGGAAGGCACCAGTACGGACGGATTGTCTGTGCTCCCGTTTAAGCGTTCATTACTCATGGCCGCGGCTCATGCGGACTGTCCTTTATTACCGATCACCCTCAAGTATAGAAAAGTCGAGGGCGAAGAGTTTTCGGCGAAAAATCACGATGTGGTTTGCTGGTATGGAAAAAAAGACTTTGTAACTCACTTTATACGTTTGCTGTCGGCGAAATCGATCGAAGCCGAAGTTTCGGTGCAAAAGCCGATGACTTTTAAAACGGAACTCGAAAAACATGTGGTGGGGGATCTCCTTCATCAGATCATTTCTGACGATTATCTATCGCAATTTAAAAATCTACAGGGAGGTAGTGCTTATGATGGGAGCAGCGGTCGCGAAAAATCTTCTCCGAACATTTCGAGAGGCCCGCGAAAAGACGCCGACTTTGCAGAAGGTCCGTGAGTATCGCGGCTTTCTCAATATTGAACACGAAACCAATGACTTTGTGGTGAAAACCGCGATTCACGGCGTGGACCTCTTGAGGGTGCTCGAGCTGCGGCACTTGGTTTTTGTGGAAGAGTGGCAGGGGCGTAAGGCCTTCCATGGTCTTGATGTGGATGCCCACGATTTTGTGGCTGACCACCTGATGATTATTGATAAGCGAACGACCGAAGTCATTGGAACATATCGACTGCTGTCTTCGCACTTTACCCATTCTTTTTATTCGAGTGGTGAGTTTGAGATCGGAGAATTTTTACGATTGCCGGCGGTGAAATTAGAGATGGGTCGCGCCTGCGTGCATCCCAACTACCGCGATGGAAACGTGATTGATTTATTATGGAAGGGCTTAAGCCAATACATTATTAAAAGTAAAACGGAGTACTTGTTTGGCTGTGCCAGCGTAAAAACCACGAATCCCCAGGCGATCAGTCGTCTCCTTCGCACCGTGAAGGATCAAGGGGCTTGGAGCGAGCAGTATCATATCACGGCGACGGGGAATTATTTTTTTCCAGGAGTGATCATGGATGGCCCAGAGGCGATGAGTGCCGAAGAGAAGCGAGTTCTCTTGCCGCCTCTTTTAAGATCTTACCTGCACGCCGGAGCCAAAGTGTACGGAGCTCCCGCATTAGATCGAGTTTTTGCGTGCACAGACGTTTTGACAATTTTAGATTGGAAAGATCTTCATCGACGTTTCCAATCGCGATTTGTCGAAGCCTAGTTTCTTAAAATAAATTGACGTCAAAATCATCGGCATCAAAGCCGACGGGAGTGGCGTCTTGATTTCCCATGGCGTCTTTAATGACCGCACCAGATCCCGTGATGATATCACCGGAGTTGGCGTCGCCATAGAGATAATAGACTTCGAGAGCCGAAACATGGGGTGCGGTGTAGTTACCAAAAGCAAATTGGGGATCAAAGCCCGAGCCACCGCCATAGAGTTGGCTGATGGCGTTCGCGGGGAGTGCGGTTTGCCAGATCATGATGTGACCGAGATTGCCATCAAAAGGTAAAGTCTTATTCCCATCCGCAGACTGAAAAGCAGGTGCGGGTTCTGCGCCGATGGTCAATGTGGTAAATGCGCTGGCGGCACTGGCACCCATCATTGTCCCACTGGTTCCCACAACGGCGCCATTCACATAAATGCGGCTTCCGGTGCCGCCATGATCTCCAACCGCGCAAACTTGGTAAGTATTTCCAACGATGAAGGATGCCGAGCCATCGATGGTCATGTCCGTATCGGCGCTGTCTTCAAATTTCCAATCGATTTCGTTATCATCAAACGAAAGGTAAAAATATTTATCCCCACTCGACATACTTAATAAAGTTTGTCCCGCGACGCTTGCGGGCTTCATCCAAAGGCAAATGGTGAAGTCGCCGGTGTACCAGGCACGAGAGGTTGTTAAATATTTTCCACTGCCATCAAAGGCGAGACTTCCGCCATTGATGGATCCATTGCCAGTGCCGCCTCCACCTCCACCAGTACCGCCGCTATTATCGGGATCTGTGGGACTTTCTTTGCAGGCCACTAAAAAACCAAAGGTGATAACGAGACACAAACGAAGACTCTGGATAAATAGATTATGTTTTTTCATACTTTACTCTTCGGGATTTTTGTCTGTATCTTAAGCAAAATTTTAATTGGATCTGATAACCAAACATTCAGTCTGGAGGTCTCAGAACGAAACACCCCACAAAGAAGGGTCGTCTTTCACTGAGGGTCTAAAATTTGGGCTCATTCGTAAATATATTAATTGCAACATTGTTGCAATTAAAGTAGATTCCTTAAGTAAGTTGAGATGATGCGTGTCAAAGGAGTCTCTGTGGCGAAATTAAGCTCGATGGTGAAGTATCAACAGCGCAAAGAGTGTGTTGAAAAGTATCGGCCGATTCGTAAGGAGATGCGAAGCCAAATGAATAACCTTCGTCTGTCCTTCAAAGAAAGAGCCGAGGCGCGCCAAAAGCTTTTAAAACTTCCCCGATTGTCGATGGAAGTTCGACTGAACTCCCGCTGCGAAGTGACCGGTCGATCGAAAGCTGTCCTTCGAAAGTTTAAAATGTCTCGAATCGTCTTCCGCGATTTGGCCAGTAAGGGATTGCTCCCGGGTGTAAAAAAGGCCAGTTGGTAGACCCGGTGGTTGGTCGGTGACTTCCTATTATTCATGGACCTCCGTTGTGCTTTTTAAAAAAATCCATAATCTTTGCTAGATTCTTTTTTGGGGTGTGACAAGATGATGTCACAACACCATTTGAGGAAGGAATCTCATGAAGTTAAAGAATATTTTTTTGGCGTCTCTCGCACTCATCAACTTTGCTTGCGCGACCCCGAAGTATGCCGGCTTTCGTAATGCCGATCATTTTAAAAAAGTGACTAGAAATTCCAAAGGGCAAACGCCTCGCGAAGTGGCCGCCACTTTAGGTAAACCCATGTCTGCGTTTTTCAGCAAAGACAAAGACACCTATTATATGGTTTGGCCTCAGTCCGATGAGCCCGTTTCTGTCTTTGAATTGATGAGCAACGATCGTCTTGAATGCTTCACCATGAACTTTGAAAAGAGTAAAAACTTTAAATTCGATGACTGGTCCAGTAACACAAGTCATACCTGCGGATCTATCAAAGGTGAGACTTTAGATACGTCCCTGATCGATTAATCTTCAAATCGCTGGCCTCTACGGAGGCCTAGCTCAATGACTAGGGCTTGCAACGAAGCTTTACCCAGAGCTCCTCATCGACGACAATAGAATCATGCTCCTTCTCCTCATATTCTGCTCATTCTCATGGGCTTCCGATCTCGAATCTTCAGAGAGTTCCGAAGTCAAAGTTCAAGAGGCCGTTGTTCGCGAAGACGAACCCGAGGTCAAAGCGACACCTGCATTTTTAGAAAACTACAAAGATAAAGCGTGCGTCGATCGTTGCTACGATCGCTACGACAATCAGGGGATCCCGGCTCAAGCTCATCCGGGTTACCGCTCGTGCATCAAACAATGTCCACCGTCTCCCGGTGGAGTTTAATCTCTCAGAGAGAGTCGACTATTTTTTGCGAACCTCGATCATCACTTCATTTCTCCTTAAGAAGGGAAGTGTCCATGGTGGATTGTAGCCGGCAAACATGGGCTCCGATGCGATCTCGTAGTGAGGAAGAGTGGAGAGCCAGTTTTTAAGGTCTTCGGCCTTTTTCTGATTTTTTTCTTCACTCCAAAATCCTGTAAAAGTGATGACCGCCATCGTGCGCGCGGGAACGGGACGGAGTTCCACTCTGGGATCATTGGGGCGAGGGAGGTCCTCGAGTTTGTATTTTGTCGGCATCATAAAGCTCATCTGATAGCCATTTTTGGCTGGGGATTGAATCACTGGCGCCGTCATCTCAATTTTTTCTGAAGTGGCCTGTGGACTTTGCACCACCGGCGCGGTCATCGCGAGTTTTTGTTTCGAAGTGTTATCGCCAAAAATATAATTCGCCAAAATTCGAAACGCGGGATTTTGCGAATCCTCAAATCGACCTGCGACCCACGTCGTTGCTGCAACATAGGGAACATATTCGCGGATTTCTTTATCATCACTTTTCAACGTCATTTGATACTGAGTTTGCTCCACCGTTTGCGCTCCAAACACGCTGCACCCCACTTGTACAAAAATTAAACTGATTAAAAATGCGATTTTCATAATTCACCTCGGAGAGTTACAGTGTAAGAGTTTGGTCCAAAAGAGAACAGAATTTCCCGAGGATTATTACGTTCTGAGTCATGAGATGGTCGAGCTTTGCAAAGAGTCTATTGCCGGAAAAGCATTTGATTTATGTCTGGGACCGCGTACTCTAGTATCAAAACTCACGTAAGGAGTTTCGATCTATGATGTCTTTTTTTCTGATTTGGACCTTAAGTGTCGGAAGCGTGTTTGCTCAATCGGAGGCGAAGACGTCTCCTCCCTGGAGTGCGCAGATGCAGGGGCTTTCCTCGGCGCTGGTGGACATTTTACCCTTACTGTACGCACCAGATCCCAAAACACCGGGGGAGATTGAATCACTTCAAAAGAAATCTTCGGCGCTCTACGAGGCTTCAAAAAAAAATCGATTTGAGTGTTAAACATGGCACTCAACCTCCCGACTTCGACCCGACTTTGGTTTTTGTGTCAGAGATGTTCCGCGAAGAGGTGGAAAATGCCCACGAGGGAATTCAGCGAGGTTTTTATGGATATTCCAAGTCTCGTTTAAAAAGCTCGGTGGGGTATTGCATTGCTTGTCATACTCGAGACGGAACGGGACCCCAGTTCGCCCTGATCGAGGCGATTCAGCAACCGTTAAAAAACGCGTCGTGGATCGAGCGCATCAAGTTCCAGGTGGCCCTTCGGCGTTTTGATGTGGCGTATGCCGATGTGATGAAGAAGATCGAAGATTCCGTGATTTTAAGAACCGATAAGATTGGAATTGAACCTGCCGTCAAGATCGCGCTTTCGATTGCGGTGCGGGTGAAAAACAGCCCCGAGCAGGCTTTGTTAATAGCAAAAAAACTTCTTCAATCCCAATCTCCAGATCCGGGCCTCAAAGACAAAGCGATGGTTTGGGAGAGTGATGCGCGGGCGTGGAAAAAGGAATTTTCTATAAAGCCTCAGACCGAAGCTGAGCTGATCAAAAAGGCGAAGTCACTGATTGGTTTAGAGGGACCTAAGCCCTACGAGATCTCTCATCATGGAGAGGTTCGCTACTTGCGAGCAACGGAGTTAATGCACACGCTGTTAAAAAAATATCCTAACAGTGACTTTACCGCCGAGGCTCTTTATATTATCGGTCGCAGTTACGAAGTGATTAATGAGCTCAGCTTTGGTGGTCTTAACGAAAAATACTATGAGAAATGCATTCGTCTTAAGCCCCATACTCCTTTGGCCAAAACTTGCTTTATGGCTTACAAAGAGAGTGTGGAGTTTGGGTATTCGGGGAGTGGAGGGCTAAGACTGCCTGAGCGCATCCAAGACAAAATGAGACGCTTGCAGTCCGAAGCAGATCCAGGTCCTGCGAAATAAATGGGAGGGGTGAGGCTCGATACTTTGTAGACACTCCCCCTGATCGATCCCTAAAAAATTCTTAATCACTCAATGAATCCATAAGATTAGATGGAAGTTCGATAAACTTTAGTCACTGATTATTATTTAGAGATCCACAGTGAGACGAATGATTTGATTTGTCGCAAAGCTCATAAGCTTCTCGGATGTTTCTCGAGCTCTTCTTAAAAACTTTAAAAAAAGATTTGGAATGTATGAGGCCTCATACATTCACATGGTGGTCTCCTCCTTGCAATGATTCTTAGGCAGAGACATTCATTTTTTAAAAAGGGGAATTTATGAGAAATTTATTTTTTGCAGCGGCTCTATTTTTTACGCAACAGGTTTTGGCCAAGGCCGATCTCTCGGTCTCGTTAACGGGGGCTACGCACGTGCAATCGTCTTCGATCGATAGCTACTCGGTCCGAGTATCGAATTTGGGAAGTGTAGTCGTAAAGAACGCCACTTTAACTTTAGCTTTACCGCAAGGAGTTCAACTTTCTCAGATCTCGGTGGTGGGAACTGGTGGGCTTACGACGGCGTGTGCATCCCAATCCATTGGGCTTGTTTGTTCTATGGGTCGAGTTTATCTTGGAGTTAACAATTCATTTGATATTCGTTTCAAGTTAAAATTTCCGGATCAAAGTGCAACGATCCATCTGGTGGCTGTGGGATCTCACTCGGCAGCGGACAGACAAGCCGCGAACAATTCATCAAGTTTAGCGGTTACGGTCACCGCTCCTGTTGTCGTCGTTGTTCCTCCACCACCACCTCCTGTGACTGTGGTGTATGCGATCAATATCGCTCCTGGGGATTCTTTCCACTTTAAAATGTGCGGGAATGCGAGTGCTCCTATGAACTTCTCTCAGTGTTTTCCAGAAAATACCATTGAGGGGGATCTGATCTTCCTAGCCAATGGGGCCACCGATGCCGGCGATCCAAGTTTTTTACTGACCTACACTCAGCCGAACAGTTCTGAGTTACGATTTACAGAATACGACACGACCAACAACAATGCAGTGATGTCAGAGAGCGTGGGAGTAGCGGTGAGTGCGAATTGTTTTGAAGGAGTTACGACCTTCCGCCCTCCATACTCCCTCGATGGAACTGCGAATGGTTACGGCGCCTTTCGAGCTTGTAAGTAAATGGGTGAGGGATTTGAGGATTGAGCGAGGGCCTTGGGGTCCTCGCTTTTTTTCTTTTTAATTAATACGGGCACGAGATCCAACTGCCACCTTCGCCATACTTATCATTACAGGTATTCATGCCGTTGACGATGGCAAGTCCGCCGACAGAAAAATTAGCATCGATGACTGTGGCCCCAGAGGGAACAGTACAATCCCAGGCTTCGTCTCCAGTAAATGTAATTGCGGATGGTGCACCTGGAGCTGCTGGAACAGAACCTGTGGCAGCAGACGTAAAATAGGTCCCATTAGAAGCTGGCGTAATATTCATTCTCGTATCACCATTCCATGAATACGTTGCCGTGTCCGAGTGCTGAATACTGCCATTATTTCCTTGGTCAAAACTCATATCTACTTTAGAGCTACCATCACCAATTGCGAACGTGCTAGGTGATGTTCCAATGAGTTGCGCCACTGTAAAAAAGAGATTCGTGAATGAATCTGACCCAAAGACCCCTTGCATCGCGATCGACATTTCGATTTGATTCGAAAACTGATCCATATTGATAGTCATCTTGTTCGACTGTCCCCCATCCGAAAAGAAACGCTGCCCGGATATATTTTTTGAATCCCACGCATTGGAGAAGTTTCCAGTGGCCGTCATTTCCGAACCGTAAGACTGTGTGGACTCTGAGCCAATATATTTGCTTGTAACTGTCGCAATTCCTCCCGAAAATACTTGGGAGATATACTCACTCTGGGTCGGTGAGGACGGAGTACCATCAAAGCAAGAGTGCATTTTAAAACTTGTCACAACACCATTGGTTTTTTGAATACGAAATCTCACGATAGGTTGTGAGTTTTCGCGAGAAGTTTTTTTAATACGGAATGATTGGGATTCAGCAGGTAAATTAGTAAGGCGAACATACTTTGTCTCACCATCAGATAAGTTAACGTTCCCAGGAATAACTCCAGAGGCTTTCATGGCTCCCATGTAACATAAAATTTTATCAG contains:
- a CDS encoding DUF11 domain-containing protein, yielding MRNLFFAAALFFTQQVLAKADLSVSLTGATHVQSSSIDSYSVRVSNLGSVVVKNATLTLALPQGVQLSQISVVGTGGLTTACASQSIGLVCSMGRVYLGVNNSFDIRFKLKFPDQSATIHLVAVGSHSAADRQAANNSSSLAVTVTAPVVVVVPPPPPPVTVVYAINIAPGDSFHFKMCGNASAPMNFSQCFPENTIEGDLIFLANGATDAGDPSFLLTYTQPNSSELRFTEYDTTNNNAVMSESVGVAVSANCFEGVTTFRPPYSLDGTANGYGAFRACK
- a CDS encoding LamG domain-containing protein; translation: MKKHNLFIQSLRLCLVITFGFLVACKESPTDPDNSGGTGGGGGGTGNGSINGGSLAFDGSGKYLTTSRAWYTGDFTICLWMKPASVAGQTLLSMSSGDKYFYLSFDDNEIDWKFEDSADTDMTIDGSASFIVGNTYQVCAVGDHGGTGSRIYVNGAVVGTSGTMMGASAASAFTTLTIGAEPAPAFQSADGNKTLPFDGNLGHIMIWQTALPANAISQLYGGGSGFDPQFAFGNYTAPHVSALEVYYLYGDANSGDIITGSGAVIKDAMGNQDATPVGFDADDFDVNLF
- a CDS encoding heme-binding protein; protein product: MKIAFLISLIFVQVGCSVFGAQTVEQTQYQMTLKSDDKEIREYVPYVAATTWVAGRFEDSQNPAFRILANYIFGDNTSKQKLAMTAPVVQSPQATSEKIEMTAPVIQSPAKNGYQMSFMMPTKYKLEDLPRPNDPRVELRPVPARTMAVITFTGFWSEEKNQKKAEDLKNWLSTLPHYEIASEPMFAGYNPPWTLPFLRRNEVMIEVRKK
- a CDS encoding 1-acyl-sn-glycerol-3-phosphate acyltransferase, which translates into the protein MIGRGVATSAVIVPAIGVFLAHGMVIKVMTRDRVVRRKRLVGNVQRYSRFALKVMRVDVNLKATAPLPPQNYLMVSNHMSYLDMMVLACCFPAVFVTSVDMGQVFFLGQMAEIGGSLFIERRHRDRVQHDIQQIEEVLTQGFHVMLFPEGTSTDGLSVLPFKRSLLMAAAHADCPLLPITLKYRKVEGEEFSAKNHDVVCWYGKKDFVTHFIRLLSAKSIEAEVSVQKPMTFKTELEKHVVGDLLHQIISDDYLSQFKNLQGGSAYDGSSGREKSSPNISRGPRKDADFAEGP
- a CDS encoding GNAT family N-acetyltransferase; the encoded protein is MMGAAVAKNLLRTFREAREKTPTLQKVREYRGFLNIEHETNDFVVKTAIHGVDLLRVLELRHLVFVEEWQGRKAFHGLDVDAHDFVADHLMIIDKRTTEVIGTYRLLSSHFTHSFYSSGEFEIGEFLRLPAVKLEMGRACVHPNYRDGNVIDLLWKGLSQYIIKSKTEYLFGCASVKTTNPQAISRLLRTVKDQGAWSEQYHITATGNYFFPGVIMDGPEAMSAEEKRVLLPPLLRSYLHAGAKVYGAPALDRVFACTDVLTILDWKDLHRRFQSRFVEA
- the rpsN gene encoding 30S ribosomal protein S14; protein product: MVKYQQRKECVEKYRPIRKEMRSQMNNLRLSFKERAEARQKLLKLPRLSMEVRLNSRCEVTGRSKAVLRKFKMSRIVFRDLASKGLLPGVKKASW
- a CDS encoding TylF/MycF family methyltransferase codes for the protein MIQSLLRRVFGERWLWAYRYYRYPQYFEIVGGPLTFAKDGLYTKHNSDSLKDPLFQKSYSLAQQTGSFSGSWGQVDPEYRAYIYAWSAFHCKDLDGDYVECGVNKGGMARAAIHFSGFTASSSKKFFLLDTYQGTPEHSLLPEETRRNKYDECYEDVKANFKEFPNVIIIRGEVPHTLSQVTSSKICFLSLDMNAVGPEIAAIEFFWDKISSGGIVVLDDYNNIGHELQKKGFDDFAQRQGLKVMSLPTGQGLIFKH